tgatagagagtgatagtgtaggagagagtgtgatagagagtgatagtgtgggagagagtgtgatagagtgtgatagagtgtgatagagagtgtgatagagagtgatagtgtgggagagagtgtgatagagtgtgatagtgtgggagagagtgtgatagagagtgatagtgtgggagagagtgtgatagagagtgatagtgtgggagagagtgtgatagagtgtgatagtgttggagagagtgtgatagagagtgatagtgtgggagagagtgtgatagagagtgatagtgtgggagagagtgtgatagagagtgatagtgtgggagagagtgtgatagagtgtgatagagagtgatagagagtgtgatagagagtgtgatagagagtgatagagtgtgatagagagtgtgatagagtgtgagatagagagtgatagtgtgggagagagtgtgatagagtgtgatagtgtgggagagagtgtgatagagagtgatagagtgtgatagagagtgagatagagagtgatagagtgtgatagagagtgtgatagagtgtgagatagagagtgatagtgtgtgatagagagtgagagtgtaaCTGGATAAAAAGTCGTTTTAAAAAGTGCCATATCTGTGGAGGCACTTGattgtagtagtgtgtgtgtgtgtgtgtgtgtgtgtgtgtgtgtgtgtgtgtgtgtgtgtgtgtgtgtgtgtgtgtgtgtgtgtgtgtgtgtgtgtgtgtgtgtgtgtgtgtgtgtgtgtgtgtgtgtgtgcgtgcgtaacCTCTGACCTTCTTTAGCACAGGGGTCGAAGATGGCGAGGTCGTTgtcggagagaggagggggcggtACTTCCTCTGAAGGCTCCTCCCGCATCACAGAATCGAACAGCGAATCAAACTCCTCCTGAGACTGTGATTGGTCTGTTCTGAGGACGCAGGGCCGGAACGGAGTGAGAACTAGGGAAGAGAAGCACGAATAACAGTGAAGCCACAGCAAGGCAAATGTCCAGGACATCGAGACGGGACAGACACATTTTGTCATTTCGGCAGGAAGCCCTcgaagtggcttcctctcctcatctcctgtcGTTCATCTGCACTGATGTGAAAGAGCAGGAACGCTGTACTAGGGGGATGGGATTTACCACGGACCTCACGATACCATGCTGTCACAACACTTAGGTGCATATAGGTCATATAAAATAATATTGGGATGTGGCTGAGGTGTGGtcgtctcacctagctatcttaatgtgaatgcactaactgtacgTTGGAATAAGAGTCTgataaattactcaaatgtaaatgttactgtatagattgtttttccaccattccaAGGAAAGGGAATGGGGGTTGGGGGAGATACCTAGTAAACACTGAAATGTGTTTTCCTGCATTTAACCCCTGATTTAGAGAGGTGCGGGGTGGaggccttaatcaacatccacggcgcccagggaacagtgcGTTAACTGTTTTGGTCAGGTTGCAGAATGacagctttttaccttgtcagcttagggattcgagccagcaacctttcggttactggcccaacgctctaaccactaagctatctgcctctaaccactaagctacctgcctctaaccactaagctacctgcctctaaccactaagctacctgcctctaaccactaggcttcctgcctctaaccactaggctaccgcctctatccactaggctacctgcctctatccactaggctacctgcctctaaccactaggctacctgcctctaaccactaggctacctgcctctaaccactaggctacctgctctaaccactaagctacctgctctaaccactaagctacctgcctctaaccactaagctacctgcctctaaccactaagctacctgactctaaccactaagctacctgctctaaccactaagctacctgctctaaccactaagctacctgctctaaccactaagctacctgctctaaccactaagctacctgctctaaccactaagctacctgctctaaccactaagctacctgctctaaccactaagctataccataatgCCTTCAACCCCAGTTTCCAGTTGATTGCAGAGAAAatagaggagaaaaggaggatgCTACTTTTGACTAAAGAGCTGTAGACTTTTCATTTCTGCTGAtttctacactgaacaaatgtcaaatgttggcctgttggaaactacaactcccaacATGCATTGCACAGTTtgggcttgatctgatttatctgTACAAACTGTACAAACTGAAACTGTACAATGTGCACATTGATTTCAGAAGAAAACAGAATGAAAATGGCTATAAAAATAATTTAACCAACGTCTGTCAaatagttgtttaaaaaaaacgaaAAATATCTAAGTTAAAAATCGCTCGGTGTGTTGTGCGTTTCTCTATGTTTCTTCTACCTCTGTCGTCTAGCTTCAGATCGCCGGGTACATCAGGAAGGTCCGTtaactcttcctcttcctcctcagctGTAGGTGTTACTGTAGTAGGACAACCCCCCATCTCACTGTAGGCCTCAGCTGCAACCTCAGGCTCGACTAGATCCAAGCCCAGTGAAAGCCCCAGCTTCTGGGGTTGGATAGGGGCCTCGGTCCCCTCCTCCTCCGCCGCAGGTTCACAGTCTGAGCCTCGACGCTGTGGCAGGGGAatgagggggggagggaggggggtggaggaggagagaggagaggggtctaACGGCCTGATCACTTCACCACCctaggagagaggtgagggggagagaggggtagcgagggggagatagatgggtagagagaggggaggaggagagagggagaggagaggagagggagatagatgggtgggggagcgaggggagggagatagatgggtagagagaggggaggaggagagaggggagggggagagggggagcggggagggagatagatgggtagagagaggggaggaggagagagggggagagaggggagggagatagatgggtagagagaggggaggaggagagagggggagagaggggagggagatagatgggtgggggagcgaggggagggagatagatgggtagagagaggggagggagatagatgggtagagagaggggaggaggagagaggggagggagatagatgggtagagagaggggagggggagcgaggggagggagatagatgggtagagagaggggagggggagagagggggagcgtggggagggagatagatgggtagagagagttTAGTTTACTAATTTGACGATTTTAGGGCATTTTTCACCCTGCCAGCTCctattagttctattgagcacTGTGGCACCAACTCGCCTTCCGAACGTTCAAATCCCATTTTGTTGTACAAATGGCAGCGTCTAGTTGGCAATGAGACCTGCTCTCCTTATTTACAGTTcaaatgtaaacaacaacaaacaaatacTAATGGAACTGAGGTCGTTTCCTAATGGAACTCTGAGGTCGTTTCCTAATGGAACTCTGAGGTCGTTTCCTAATGGAACTCTGAGGTCGTTTCCTAATGGAACTCTGAGGTCGTTTCCTAATGGAACTCTGAGGTCGTTTCCTAATGGAACTCGGAGGTCGTTTCCTAATGGAACTCGGAGGTCGTTTCCTAATGGAACTCGGAGGTCGTTTCCTAATGGAACTCGGAGGTCGTTTCCTAATGGAACTCGGAGGTCGTTTCCTAATGGAACTCTGAGGTCGTTTCCTAATGGAACTCTGAGGTCGTTTCCTAATGGAACTCGGAGGTCGTTTCCTAATGGAACTCTACGGTCGTTTCCTAATGGAACTCTACGGTCGTTTCCTAATGGAACTCTTCGGTCGTTTCCTAATGGAACTCTACGGTCGTTTCCTAATGGAACTCTACGGTCGTTTCCTAATGGAACTCTACGGTCGTTTCCTAATGGAACTCTACGGTCGTTTCCTAATGGAACTCTGAGGTCGTTTCCTAATGGAACTCTGAGGTCGTTTCCTAATGGAACTCTGAGGTCGTTTCCTAATGGAACTCTGAGGTCGTTTCCTAATGGAACTCTGAGGTCGTTTCCTAATGGAACTCGGAGGTCGTTTCCTAATGGAACTCGGAGGTCGTTTCCTAATGGAACTCTGAGGTCGTTTCCTAATGGAACTCGGAGGTCGTTTCCTAATGGAACTCGGAGGTCGTTTCCTAATGGAACTCTGAGGTCGTTTCCTAATGGAACTCTGAGGTCGTTTCCTAATGGGAACTCTGAGGTCGTTTCCTAATGGAACTCTGAGGTCGTTTCCTAATGGAACTCTGAGGTCGTTTCCTAATGGAACTCTGAGGTCGTTTCCTAATGGAACTCTGAGGTCGTTTCCTAATGGAACTCTGAGGTCGTTTCCTAATGGAACTCTGAGGTCGCTTCTAATGGAACTCTGAGGTCGTTTCCTAATGGAACTCTGAGGTCGCTTCCTAATGGAACTCTGAGGTCGTTTCCTAATGAAACTCTGAGGTCGCTTTCCTAATGGAACTCTGAGGTCGCTTTCCTAATGGAACTCTGAGGTCGTTTCCTAATGGAACTCTGAGGTCGTTTCCTAATGGAACTCTGAGGTCGTTTCCTAATGGAACTCTGAGGTCGTTTCCTAATGGAACTCGGAGGTCGTTTCCTAATGGAACTCTGAGGTCGTTTCCTAATGGAACTCGGAGGTCGTTTCCTAATGGAACTCGGAGGTCGTTTCCTAATGGAACTCTGAGGTCGTTTCCTAATGGAACTCTGAGGTCGTTTCCTAATGGGAACTCTGAGGTCGTTTCCTAATGGAACTCTGAGGTCGTTTCCTAATGGAACTCTGAGGTCGTTTCCTAATGGAACTCTGAGGTCGTTTCCTAATGGAACTCTGAGGTCGTTTCCTAATGGAACTCTGAGGTCGTTTCCTAATGGAACTCTGAGGTCGTTTCCTAATGAAACTCTGAGGTTGTTTCCTAATGGAACTCTGAGGTCGTTTCCTAATGGAACTCTGAGGTTGTTTCCTAATGGAACTCTGAGGTTGTTTCCTATAGGGAAATATAGGCATGACTGTCTATTTCGCCAAATATCTCACAATGTGTATATTTGGATTCTTTTCAAGTCGGGCACCATTTTAAATCAGGAGAATCTCCTCTTTGTAATTATGTAGGTCTGGGCAACGAGCTCGGTTGTCATCGATCACTCGATCAGAAATAGTCAGGAAGTTGTCGTTTTTTCCACTACTTTCTCATTACGCAGACATGAGCACAGTTGACACCACCGGGGTGCGGATGTTAACTTTCGACACGAGTTGTTTTTAATCTCGTTTCGTCCGACGAACAGATTgttgtaaaatgttttttttttgttgccatggCAAAATGGAATTCTAAGCAGTATAGAATCATAGAATGATTTGTAATCCTGGAGAGAACTAACTGGTGCATGTGTTCCcttcagagggagaatgggaaagtaaaaaaatatttaagtgcctctgAACAGGGTAAGTAGGTGCCAGGGGCACTGGtttctgtcaagaactgcaaacgCTGCTTgggtttttccacgctcaacagtttcccatttgtatcaagaatggcccaccacccaaaggacatctaacCAACTTGACACGATGGTGGGAAGAATTTGGAGtaaaacatgggccagcatccctgtggaacatttGACACCTTTGTAGAGTCCATTCACCAacaaactgaggctgttctgagggcagaagtggagggggggggggtgcaactcaacattaggaaggtgtttgGTTTAGCACAATGTTTtactcattgtaaataagaatttgttcttaactgacttgcctggttaaacaaaaggttaaataataaagattaaataaaaggttaaaaagaaggtcaaataaaggttaaaggtcaaataaaaggtcaaataaaggttaaaggtcaaataaaaggtcaaataaaggttaaaggtcaaataaagggtaaaataaaaggtaaaataaaaggctaaataaaggttaaataaaaggttaaataatataataataacataacaataataacataataaataataacataacaataataacataacataacataataacataacaataataacataccaataataacataacaataataacataacaataataacaataacaacataacaataacaataataacataacaataataacataccaataataacataacaataataacataacaataataacataacaataacaataataacataacaataataacaataacaataataacataacaataataacataacaataataacataacaataacaataataacatacaaataataacataacaataataacaataataacatacaAATAATAACATACCAATAATAACATACcaataataacataacaataataacataccAATAATAACATACAAATAATAACATACCAATAATAACATACCAATAATAACATACaaataataacataacaataataacaataataacataatagcataataataataacaattataacataacaataataacataacaataataacataacaataataacataacaataataacataacaataataacaataataacataacaataacaataataacataacaataataacataacaataataacataacaataataacataacaataataacataacaataataacataacaataataacataacataataacataacataataacataacaataataacataacaataataacataacaataacaacaataataacataacaataacaataataacataacaataataacataacaataataacataacataataacataacataataacataacaataataacataacaataataacataacaataacaacaataataacataacaataacaataataacataacaataataacataacaataacaataataacataacaataataacataacataataaataataacaataataacataacaataataaataataacataacaataataaataataatgaaaaagcattgttttttttacaatgggactttttttctttttcttcctcCCCGTCTCATTTGGGCCGGTAATTGCCAGCTAACGGAAGGAATTTTTGGTTATTTCTATGTTTCTCACCCTAAAGAAGTCCTTAAGCTGAGGGCTGTTGTAGAGAGCAGGGATATTGGTGGTGAATAGTAGCATGACCTCAGctgcactcctcctctcctcgatCACCCCTTCATCAAAcctacctgagagagagagagatgaacaataATAACAATTAGACTGACTGATTTACTAATTAATTGACTGATTCAttgggttctgtagctcagttggtagagcatggcgcttgtaacgccagggtagtgggttcgatccccgggaccacccatacgtagaatgtatgcacacatgactgtaagtcgctttggataaaagcgtctgctaaatggcatatattattattattatattgattAAAAGATGCAGTCCGGGATCTGAAGCAcaacaaattcgtaacatatcatcccgaattacaaaacatttttgaaaaGAGAAATACATGagaatgtaacatatcatacgaaacgGAAAACTGTAGCACACAAAAAACGGAGACCCGTTTTGGCTCGAGCACAACTACTGTCTGAAACGATGCAAAAGTTCTGGAGTGTCACTTTAACTGGGTCGTACCAAAGAGCTGAGCGCCAGGGAACGAAGGGaactcctcctgtctcctgaacaggtttctgtgtgtgtaggaCAGCTCTCCATATAGCTTCTTCAGTTCACTGTACCTCCTCCACACTATCACCTCTTTGACGTCCTCTGGACGACGCTTGAGACAAACTAGAgcgagagacaggaagagagagacaggaagagagagagagagagacaggaagagagacagaaagagagagagagacaggaagagacagaaagagagagagacaggaagagagacagaaagagagagagagacaggaagagagagacaggaagagagagagagagacaggaagagacagaaagagagagagagagacaggaagagaggagagagacaggaagagacagaaagagagagagagagacaggaagagaggagagagagagacaggaagagaggaagagaggagagagagacaggaagagagagagaaagagacaggaagagagagagagagacaggaagagagagagacaggaagagaggagagagagaagggatgagggagaagaggagtgaaagaagcaagagagagagagagacaggaagagagagagagacaggaagagaggaaagagagagagagagagagagacaggaagagagagagagacaggaagagaggaatgagagagagagagagagacaggtagagaggagagagagagacaggaagagagagagagacaggaagagaggaaagagagagagagagacaggaagagaggaaagagagagagagagagagagagagagagagggatggagggagaagaggagcgaaagaagcaagagggagagagacaggtggaaggAAAGGACAAGGATAATTCATTGAAAGTAAACATAGTGATATGTGTACCGCGTTTACATAGAATACATTTATAGTACAAACTTCCTGTAtttttatatttaactaggcaagtcgtggtacaaacattattaggCACAGACAACAGTACAAAGggtaaggtagagacaacaatacatcacacgaaGCAGCCACGAGTGtaagtaagagtgtccatgattgagtcttgaCTGAAGAGATACAACCTATTTGAGTGGTTTTGCTGGACATTCCAGTCTCTAGCTGCAGTTAACTGAaaagaggagagacccagggatgtgtgttttGGCAACATTTAACAGAATGAttctggcagaacgggtgttgtatgtggaggatgaaggctgcagagatatctcagatagggtggGGAGtgggcctaagagggttttataaatagcatcaaccagtgggtcttgtgacagatatacagagatgaccagtttacagaggagtatagagtgcagtgatgtgtcctataaggagcattggtggcaaatctgatggcctgGTACCCTGGTACCCtgacctgccgatctataaattacatctccgtaatctagatgggtaggatggtcatctgaatcaggattTGTTTGGCAGctgggtgaaagaggagcaattacgatagaggaaaccaagtctagatttcactttagcctgcagcttgt
This portion of the Oncorhynchus gorbuscha isolate QuinsamMale2020 ecotype Even-year unplaced genomic scaffold, OgorEven_v1.0 Un_scaffold_5535, whole genome shotgun sequence genome encodes:
- the LOC124029107 gene encoding sorting nexin-15-like; this translates as CLKRRPEDVKEVIVWRRYSELKKLYGELSYTHRNLFRRQEEFPSFPGAQLFGRFDEGVIEERRSAAEVMLLFTTNIPALYNSPQLKDFFRGGEVIRPLDPSPLSSSTPLPPPLIPLPQRRGSDCEPAAEEEGTEAPIQPQKLGLSLGLDLVEPEVAAEAYSEMGGCPTTVTPTAEEEEEELTDLPDVPGDLKLDDRVLTPFRPCVLRTDQSQSQEEFDSLFDSVMREEPSEEVPPPPLSDNDLAIFDPCAKEGQRLRTHTHTHTHTHTHTHTHTHT